A window of Roseovarius sp. THAF27 contains these coding sequences:
- a CDS encoding aspartate kinase, with amino-acid sequence MPLLVMKFGGTSVANIDRIRRAAKRVGVEVAKGYDVIVIVSAMAGRTNELVGWVDEISPLYDAREYDAVVSSGEAVTAGLMALTLQEMDIPARSWQGWQVPLRTNSSHSAARIEEIPTDNINAKFGEGMQVAVVAGFQGVSPEGRITTLGRGGSDTTAVAFAAAFGAERCDIYTDVDGVYTTDPRITDKARKLDKIAFEEMLELASLGAKVLQTRSVELAMRYNVRLRVLSSFEEQSDDAGTLVCAEEEIMESNVVNGIAYSRDEAKMTLISVADRPGIAAAIFGPLSDAGVNVDMIIQNISEEGRTDMTFSCPTNQVARAEKALKGAKEKGEINFHDLVADTNVAKVSAVGIGMRSQSGVAAKMFRTLRDEGINIKVISTSEIKISVLIDRKYMELAVQSLHDAFELDKTA; translated from the coding sequence ATGCCCCTGCTCGTGATGAAATTCGGCGGCACTTCGGTGGCCAATATCGACCGCATCCGCCGCGCGGCGAAACGCGTGGGCGTCGAGGTGGCCAAGGGCTATGACGTGATCGTCATCGTCTCGGCGATGGCCGGGCGCACCAACGAACTAGTGGGCTGGGTCGACGAGATCTCGCCGCTCTACGACGCCCGCGAATACGACGCCGTGGTCAGCTCGGGCGAGGCCGTGACCGCCGGTCTGATGGCCCTGACCTTGCAGGAAATGGACATCCCGGCGCGCAGCTGGCAGGGCTGGCAGGTGCCGCTCAGGACGAACTCGTCCCACTCCGCCGCCCGGATCGAGGAAATCCCCACCGACAACATCAACGCCAAGTTCGGCGAAGGCATGCAGGTCGCCGTGGTCGCGGGCTTCCAGGGCGTCAGCCCCGAGGGCCGGATTACCACGCTGGGCCGGGGCGGCTCGGACACGACAGCGGTGGCCTTCGCCGCCGCCTTCGGCGCGGAACGCTGCGACATCTACACGGATGTCGACGGCGTCTACACCACCGACCCGCGCATCACCGACAAGGCGCGCAAGCTCGACAAGATCGCCTTCGAGGAGATGCTGGAACTGGCCTCGCTCGGCGCCAAGGTCCTGCAGACCCGCTCGGTCGAGCTGGCGATGCGCTACAACGTGCGCCTGCGCGTGCTATCAAGTTTCGAGGAACAATCGGACGACGCAGGGACCCTGGTCTGCGCCGAGGAGGAAATCATGGAATCAAACGTGGTCAACGGCATCGCCTATTCCCGCGATGAGGCGAAGATGACCCTTATCTCGGTCGCCGACCGGCCCGGCATCGCCGCCGCCATCTTCGGGCCGCTGTCGGACGCGGGCGTCAACGTGGACATGATCATCCAGAACATTTCCGAGGAAGGCCGCACCGACATGACCTTCTCGTGCCCCACCAACCAGGTGGCCCGCGCCGAAAAGGCGCTCAAGGGCGCCAAGGAAAAGGGCGAGATCAACTTTCACGACCTCGTGGCCGACACCAACGTGGCCAAGGTCTCGGCCGTAGGCATCGGCATGCGCAGCCAGTCGGGCGTCGCCGCCAAGATGTTCCGGACGCTGCGCGACGAAGGCATCAACATCAAGGTCATCTCGACCTCCGAGATCAAGATCTCGGTGCTGATCGACCGCAAGTACATGGAACTGGCCGTGCAGTCGCTGCATGACGCGTTCGAGCTGGACAAGACCGCCTGA
- a CDS encoding SDR family NAD(P)-dependent oxidoreductase gives MHVVITGANRGIGAALAKGYAARGDDVTGTSRDPEAEYTLDVTDPASHRAFAARLDGAPVDLLICNAGVYLDKGETLPDGYPAKMWADSFAANVTGVFLTVQTLLPCLQAAQAGRIAIISSQMASHERAPGGSYIYRASKAAALNLGRNLSKDLAPLGLAVGIYHPGWVRTDMGGDSADISVDEAAAGLIDRFDALDTDSTGCFKTWDGQDHPF, from the coding sequence ATGCATGTTGTCATAACCGGCGCCAACCGCGGCATCGGCGCCGCCCTCGCCAAGGGTTATGCCGCCCGGGGCGACGACGTCACCGGCACATCCCGCGACCCCGAGGCCGAATACACGCTCGACGTGACCGACCCGGCCAGTCACCGCGCCTTCGCCGCGCGGCTCGACGGCGCGCCGGTGGATCTGCTGATCTGCAACGCCGGCGTCTATCTTGACAAGGGCGAGACCCTGCCCGACGGCTACCCGGCCAAGATGTGGGCGGACAGTTTCGCCGCCAACGTGACCGGGGTCTTCCTGACCGTTCAAACCCTGCTGCCCTGCCTGCAGGCGGCACAGGCGGGCAGGATTGCCATCATTTCCAGCCAGATGGCCAGCCACGAACGCGCGCCCGGCGGCAGCTACATCTACCGCGCCTCCAAGGCGGCCGCCCTGAACCTGGGGCGCAACCTGTCGAAGGACCTGGCGCCCCTGGGGCTTGCGGTCGGGATCTACCATCCCGGCTGGGTGCGCACCGACATGGGCGGCGACAGCGCGGACATCTCGGTGGACGAGGCCGCCGCGGGCCTGATCGACCGTTTCGATGCGCTCGACACCGACAGCACCGGCTGTTTCAAGACCTGGGACGGCCAGGACCACCCGTTCTGA
- a CDS encoding DUF1178 family protein, with translation MIKFTLKCKNDHQFESWFQSAAAFDKLDAAGMVSCAVCGNGSVEKAMMAPSVRASRNAAPAQQAPSAGGGLSAPTDDRARAIEALKRQVEENSEYVGTSFAKRARDMHDGVTPDRPIHGEAKPEEARKLIEDGVPILPLPFVPSRKSN, from the coding sequence GTGATCAAGTTCACCCTGAAATGCAAGAATGACCACCAGTTCGAAAGCTGGTTCCAGTCGGCTGCGGCCTTTGACAAGCTCGACGCCGCCGGCATGGTGTCCTGTGCCGTGTGCGGAAACGGCTCGGTGGAAAAGGCGATGATGGCCCCCAGTGTCCGCGCCAGCCGAAACGCCGCCCCGGCCCAGCAAGCCCCGTCGGCAGGCGGCGGCCTTTCCGCCCCCACCGACGACCGCGCCCGCGCCATTGAGGCCCTGAAACGGCAGGTCGAGGAAAACTCCGAATATGTCGGCACCAGTTTCGCCAAACGGGCCCGCGACATGCATGACGGCGTCACCCCGGACCGCCCCATTCATGGCGAGGCGAAACCCGAGGAAGCCCGAAAGCTGATCGAGGACGGCGTGCCGATCCTGCCCCTGCCCTTCGTTCCAAGCCGAAAGTCGAACTAG
- a CDS encoding NUDIX hydrolase, whose product MTLHSKDQLPLALQIPDKRDVRTQFGALCFRMKAGQPQVLMITSRRTGRWIIPKGWPIEGKTPGDSALREAWEEAGVRGKIAGPCLALFSYSKGVGTVDKLPCVVMVYPVKVNALTDDFPEAGQRKRRWMSLKKAAKRVNEPELAHLLKTFDPRKL is encoded by the coding sequence ATGACCCTACACAGCAAAGATCAGCTTCCCCTGGCGCTGCAGATTCCCGACAAGCGCGACGTGCGCACCCAGTTCGGCGCCTTGTGTTTCCGGATGAAGGCGGGCCAGCCGCAGGTCCTGATGATCACCTCCCGGCGCACCGGGCGCTGGATCATCCCCAAGGGCTGGCCGATCGAAGGCAAGACCCCCGGCGACAGCGCCCTGCGCGAAGCCTGGGAAGAGGCCGGCGTGCGCGGCAAGATTGCGGGCCCGTGCCTTGCGCTCTTTTCCTATTCCAAGGGCGTCGGCACCGTTGACAAGCTGCCGTGCGTCGTCATGGTCTACCCGGTGAAGGTCAACGCCCTGACCGATGATTTCCCCGAGGCCGGACAGCGCAAACGCCGCTGGATGAGCCTCAAGAAGGCCGCGAAACGGGTCAATGAGCCCGAGCTTGCGCACCTGCTGAAAACCTTCGACCCGCGCAAGTTGTAA
- the modA gene encoding molybdate ABC transporter substrate-binding protein — translation MLATIAPGRADAPVTIFAAASLRGALDAALEGAETHVRVSYGGSGTMARQIAQGAPADVVILANVAWMDWLQEQALVDAGSRRDLLGNRLVLVGPKGAAPLDRADAAALTGRLAGGRLAVGHTEAVPAGIYAREWMQAAGLWQALRPQLAESENVRAALALVSRGEAPLGVVYASDAQADPGVVVLAEIDARLHAPIVYPAALIAGRDSEAARGVLSHLQRDAARQAFERHGFVVLGDDR, via the coding sequence ATGCTGGCGACGATCGCCCCGGGGCGGGCGGATGCGCCGGTCACCATTTTCGCCGCCGCGTCCCTGCGCGGGGCGCTCGATGCCGCGCTGGAGGGGGCAGAGACGCACGTGCGCGTGTCCTATGGCGGGTCGGGCACCATGGCGCGGCAGATCGCGCAGGGAGCGCCCGCGGACGTGGTGATCCTGGCGAACGTGGCCTGGATGGACTGGCTGCAGGAGCAGGCCCTTGTGGACGCCGGCAGCCGCCGGGACCTGTTGGGCAACCGGCTGGTTCTGGTGGGCCCGAAAGGCGCGGCGCCTTTGGACCGCGCGGATGCCGCCGCGCTGACGGGCAGGCTGGCCGGGGGGCGGCTGGCCGTGGGCCACACCGAGGCCGTTCCGGCGGGCATCTATGCCAGGGAATGGATGCAGGCGGCGGGCCTTTGGCAGGCGCTGCGCCCGCAACTGGCCGAGAGCGAGAACGTCCGCGCGGCGCTGGCGCTGGTGTCGCGCGGCGAGGCGCCGCTGGGCGTCGTCTATGCCAGCGATGCGCAGGCCGATCCGGGCGTCGTGGTGCTGGCGGAGATCGACGCGCGCCTGCACGCCCCGATCGTGTATCCGGCCGCCCTGATTGCGGGGCGCGACAGCGAGGCCGCACGCGGGGTGCTGTCGCATTTGCAGCGCGACGCGGCGCGGCAGGCGTTCGAGCGGCATGGATTCGTGGTGCTTGGGGACGATCGGTGA
- the modB gene encoding molybdate ABC transporter permease subunit: MTFGLTEAESAALALSLKVSFWAVLVSLPLAVAMAWVLARKRFPGKALLSALVHLPLVLPPVVTGYLLLLTFGMNGAVGRVLADWGIVFAFRWTGAALAAGIMGFPLMVRAIRLAIEAVDPRLEEAAETLGAGRMARFRTVTLPLIAPGILAGVVLGFAKAMGEFGATITFVANIPGETQTLPSAIYAFLQVPGGETAAIRLVVLATVVALGAVLVSEWLARRVARRIGQDVTR; the protein is encoded by the coding sequence GTGACCTTTGGCCTGACCGAAGCGGAATCCGCGGCGCTGGCGCTGTCGCTGAAGGTGTCGTTCTGGGCGGTGCTGGTCAGCCTGCCGCTGGCTGTCGCGATGGCCTGGGTACTGGCGCGCAAGCGGTTCCCGGGCAAGGCGCTGCTAAGCGCGCTGGTGCATTTGCCGCTGGTCCTGCCGCCGGTGGTCACGGGGTATCTTCTGCTTTTGACCTTCGGGATGAACGGGGCGGTGGGCCGGGTGCTGGCCGACTGGGGGATCGTGTTCGCCTTTCGCTGGACCGGCGCGGCGCTGGCGGCGGGGATCATGGGATTTCCGCTGATGGTGCGGGCGATACGGCTGGCGATCGAGGCGGTGGACCCCAGGCTGGAAGAGGCGGCGGAGACGCTGGGCGCGGGCCGGATGGCGCGGTTTCGCACCGTGACGCTGCCGCTGATCGCGCCGGGCATCCTGGCGGGCGTCGTGCTGGGCTTTGCCAAGGCGATGGGCGAATTTGGCGCGACCATCACGTTCGTGGCCAACATCCCCGGTGAGACGCAGACCTTGCCGTCGGCGATCTATGCCTTTCTGCAGGTTCCGGGCGGGGAGACGGCGGCGATCCGGCTGGTCGTGCTGGCGACCGTCGTGGCGCTGGGCGCGGTGCTGGTGTCGGAATGGCTGGCCCGGCGCGTGGCGCGGCGCATCGGTCAGGACGTGACGCGATGA
- the modC gene encoding molybdenum ABC transporter ATP-binding protein, which yields MSLSVEIGHRFPGLELDVAFEAGAGVTALFGPSGAGKSSVVNAIAGLLRPDAGRIALDDTVLFDGKGGVHVPAARRRIGYVFQDGRLFPHMSVGANIEYGARFAPGGLDRPEMGRVVGLLGLEALLGRRPGTLSGGEKQRVALARAWLSRPRLLLMDEPLAALDEPRKDEIFPYLERLRDVAQVPIVYVSHNLAEVARLADDLVVMQRGQVVLSGRAEAVLSDPKALPLVGVREAGAILPARVAEHGADGLSRLVLSGGELLLPGVTAPEGSMIRLRVLAGDVLLSQARPEGLSSHNLLPVGVVALHRGMGPGVAVQLRAGDDMFLARITQRAASEMGLAPGKACFAILNATAIPRGSIGGAVPSQAG from the coding sequence ATGAGCCTGAGCGTCGAGATCGGGCATCGATTTCCGGGGCTGGAGCTGGACGTGGCGTTCGAGGCCGGGGCCGGGGTGACCGCGCTTTTCGGGCCATCGGGTGCGGGGAAATCCAGCGTCGTCAATGCCATCGCCGGATTGCTGCGTCCCGATGCCGGGCGGATCGCGCTGGACGATACGGTGCTGTTCGACGGCAAAGGGGGCGTGCACGTGCCGGCGGCGCGCAGGCGCATCGGCTATGTCTTTCAGGACGGGCGGCTGTTTCCGCATATGAGTGTCGGGGCGAATATCGAATACGGCGCCCGCTTTGCGCCCGGTGGGCTGGACCGGCCCGAGATGGGGCGGGTCGTGGGGCTGTTGGGGCTGGAGGCGCTGCTGGGCCGGCGACCCGGCACGCTCTCGGGCGGGGAGAAGCAGCGGGTGGCGCTGGCGCGGGCCTGGCTGTCGCGGCCGCGCCTGTTGTTGATGGACGAGCCGCTGGCGGCGCTGGACGAGCCGCGCAAGGACGAGATCTTTCCCTATCTGGAGCGGCTGCGGGACGTGGCGCAGGTGCCGATCGTCTACGTTTCGCACAACCTGGCCGAGGTGGCGCGGCTGGCAGATGACCTGGTGGTGATGCAGCGCGGGCAGGTGGTGCTGTCGGGCAGGGCCGAGGCCGTGCTGAGCGATCCCAAGGCGCTGCCCCTGGTTGGCGTGCGCGAGGCCGGGGCGATCCTGCCGGCGCGGGTGGCCGAACACGGGGCCGACGGGCTGAGCCGCCTGGTGCTGTCGGGCGGGGAGTTGCTGCTGCCCGGCGTCACCGCGCCCGAGGGCAGCATGATCCGGCTGCGGGTGCTGGCGGGGGACGTGCTGCTGTCACAGGCGCGGCCCGAGGGGTTGTCGTCGCACAACCTGCTGCCGGTCGGGGTCGTGGCGCTGCATCGCGGGATGGGGCCGGGGGTGGCGGTTCAGTTGCGGGCGGGCGATGACATGTTCCTGGCGCGCATCACCCAGAGGGCGGCGTCGGAGATGGGCCTGGCCCCCGGCAAGGCCTGTTTCGCGATCCTGAACGCCACCGCGATCCCGCGCGGCAGCATCGGCGGTGCCGTGCCCTCGCAGGCAGGGTAG
- the hemP gene encoding hemin uptake protein HemP — protein sequence MPQLVADTETSEALFDARELTKGRTTAQITLDDKVYTLRITRAGKLILTK from the coding sequence ATGCCGCAGCTGGTGGCCGATACCGAAACCAGCGAAGCCCTGTTTGACGCAAGGGAGTTAACGAAAGGTCGCACGACCGCGCAGATCACGCTGGACGACAAGGTCTACACCTTGCGGATCACGCGGGCGGGCAAGCTGATCCTGACCAAGTGA
- a CDS encoding iron ABC transporter permease, producing the protein MSESLLHRLAWIVVALCVAPIIASALAAFTGDLDTWRNVLSSVLPRYTATTLILVVVVGLSTAVIGSVTAWLVTVYRFPGHRWLEIALALPLAFPAYVLAYAYTYLLDHPGPVQTLLRDVTGWGPRDYWFPEIRSLGGAALMLIIVLYPYVYLLARASFRQQSSNAFLVARTLGRSPMAAFWRVALPMARPAIAGGALLAVMETIADYGTVAFFNVQTFATGIYQAWFSLGDRPAAAQLSLCLLMFALLVAGLERAQRGRAQTAGRGARFDTLEKPRLTGGAGWIATLVCLVPVLLGFIVPVIMLGTMAVGSGQNLFAARYIGFMQNSVLLASVAAVLTVMGAILIGFRARTRPTRGSKALVVGAGLGYAVPGGVIAVGLMVPMAALDNLIDRIMESNFGIDTGLLITGSIWLMVLAYMTRFMAAALNAYDSGMATVPGHFDAIGRSLGQSGPKLLMRVHLPVARSSVLTALLIVFVDVMKELPATLILHPFNFQTLAVQAHRLAADERLHEAAVPSLVLVAFGLLPVIILCRSIGREEPGRRAARLGAAVKAG; encoded by the coding sequence ATGTCGGAAAGCCTGCTGCACCGCCTGGCCTGGATCGTCGTCGCGCTCTGCGTGGCGCCGATCATCGCGTCCGCGCTGGCGGCGTTCACCGGCGACCTCGACACCTGGCGCAACGTGTTGTCGAGTGTCCTGCCGCGCTATACCGCGACGACGCTGATCCTCGTGGTCGTGGTGGGGCTGTCCACCGCCGTCATAGGCTCGGTCACCGCGTGGCTGGTGACGGTCTATCGCTTTCCGGGACATCGCTGGCTGGAGATCGCACTGGCGCTGCCGCTGGCCTTTCCGGCCTATGTTCTGGCCTATGCCTATACCTATCTGCTGGATCATCCCGGCCCGGTGCAGACCCTCTTGCGGGATGTGACGGGGTGGGGGCCGCGCGACTACTGGTTCCCCGAGATCCGCAGCCTGGGCGGTGCGGCGCTGATGCTGATCATCGTTCTTTACCCGTATGTCTACCTGCTGGCGCGGGCGTCGTTCCGGCAGCAATCGTCGAACGCATTCCTGGTGGCGCGCACGCTGGGGCGCTCGCCGATGGCGGCGTTCTGGCGGGTGGCGCTGCCGATGGCGCGCCCTGCCATTGCCGGCGGCGCGCTTTTGGCGGTGATGGAGACGATCGCGGATTACGGCACGGTGGCATTCTTCAATGTGCAGACCTTCGCCACGGGGATCTACCAGGCTTGGTTCAGCCTGGGGGACCGGCCCGCTGCGGCGCAGCTGTCGCTGTGCCTTTTGATGTTCGCGCTGCTGGTGGCGGGCCTGGAGCGGGCGCAGCGGGGCCGCGCGCAGACGGCGGGACGCGGGGCACGGTTCGACACGCTGGAGAAGCCGCGGCTGACCGGCGGCGCGGGATGGATCGCGACACTGGTCTGCCTCGTGCCGGTGCTGCTGGGCTTCATTGTCCCGGTCATCATGCTGGGCACGATGGCGGTGGGGTCGGGCCAGAACCTCTTTGCGGCGCGCTATATCGGCTTCATGCAGAATTCGGTCCTGCTGGCCTCGGTCGCGGCGGTCCTGACGGTGATGGGCGCGATCCTGATCGGGTTCCGCGCGCGCACCCGGCCCACGCGGGGCAGCAAGGCGCTGGTGGTGGGCGCGGGACTGGGATACGCGGTGCCCGGAGGCGTCATCGCCGTGGGCCTGATGGTGCCGATGGCCGCGCTCGACAACCTGATCGACCGGATCATGGAGAGCAATTTCGGCATCGATACCGGGCTGCTGATCACCGGGTCGATCTGGTTGATGGTGCTGGCCTACATGACCCGGTTCATGGCGGCGGCGCTGAATGCCTATGACAGCGGCATGGCGACCGTGCCGGGGCATTTCGATGCCATCGGGCGGTCGCTGGGGCAATCGGGGCCGAAGCTGTTGATGCGGGTGCATCTGCCGGTGGCGCGATCCTCGGTGCTGACGGCGCTGCTGATCGTATTCGTGGACGTGATGAAGGAGTTGCCGGCGACGCTGATCCTGCATCCGTTCAACTTTCAGACACTGGCGGTACAGGCGCACCGGCTGGCCGCCGATGAGCGGCTGCACGAGGCGGCGGTGCCGTCGCTGGTGCTGGTGGCGTTCGGGTTGTTGCCGGTGATCATCCTCTGCCGGTCGATCGGGCGTGAAGAGCCGGGGCGCCGCGCGGCGCGGCTGGGGGCGGCGGTGAAGGCCGGTTAA
- a CDS encoding NAD(P)-binding domain-containing protein, whose amino-acid sequence MAKKRVAVIGAGPSGLAQLRAFQSAADKGAEIPDIVCYEKQSDWGGLWNYTWRTGVGADGEPCHGSMYRYLWSNGPKEGLEFADYTFDEHFGKEIASYPPRAVLFDYIEGRVKKAGVRDWIRFNNVVRDVRYDDKTEKFNVTARDSSSDTETEEEYDHVIVATGHFSTPNVPHYPGFDTFNGRILHAHDFRDAREFEGKDILLMGASYSAEDIGSQCWKYGANSITTCYRSGPMGYDWPDNWDEVPALEKVEGKTAHFSDGHTREVDAIILCTGYKHHFPFLPDDLRLKTANRLAADDLYKGVVWIENPRMFYLGMQDQWFTFNMFDAQAWWVRDCILGRIALPDTATMEADWKKRQADEDALEDDYACIRYQGDYTEELMAETDYPGFDVEMACQQFYAWKKHKKKDIMAFRDHGYVSPMTGKQAPAHHTPWKDALDDSLESYLQTS is encoded by the coding sequence ATGGCCAAGAAAAGAGTTGCCGTCATCGGCGCGGGACCGTCCGGACTGGCGCAATTGCGCGCCTTCCAATCCGCCGCCGACAAGGGCGCCGAGATCCCCGACATCGTCTGCTACGAAAAGCAGAGCGACTGGGGCGGTCTCTGGAACTACACCTGGCGCACCGGCGTCGGCGCGGATGGCGAGCCCTGCCACGGCTCGATGTACCGCTACCTGTGGTCCAACGGCCCCAAGGAAGGGCTCGAGTTCGCCGATTACACGTTCGACGAACATTTCGGCAAGGAAATCGCCAGCTACCCGCCCCGCGCCGTGCTCTTCGACTATATCGAGGGCCGGGTGAAAAAGGCCGGCGTGCGCGACTGGATCCGCTTCAACAACGTGGTCCGCGACGTGCGCTACGACGACAAGACCGAGAAATTCAACGTCACCGCCCGCGACTCCAGCTCCGACACCGAAACCGAGGAAGAGTACGACCACGTCATCGTCGCCACCGGCCACTTCTCCACGCCCAACGTGCCCCACTACCCGGGCTTCGACACGTTCAACGGCCGCATCCTGCACGCCCACGATTTCCGCGATGCCCGCGAGTTCGAGGGCAAGGACATCCTGCTGATGGGCGCGTCCTACTCGGCCGAGGATATCGGTTCGCAATGCTGGAAATACGGCGCCAATTCGATCACCACCTGCTATCGCTCCGGCCCCATGGGCTATGACTGGCCCGACAATTGGGACGAGGTGCCGGCACTGGAGAAGGTCGAGGGCAAGACCGCCCATTTCTCCGATGGCCACACCCGCGAGGTCGACGCGATCATCCTGTGCACCGGCTACAAGCACCACTTCCCCTTCCTGCCCGACGACCTGCGCCTGAAAACCGCGAACCGCCTGGCGGCGGACGACCTCTACAAGGGCGTCGTCTGGATCGAAAATCCCCGTATGTTCTACCTCGGGATGCAGGACCAGTGGTTCACCTTCAATATGTTTGACGCTCAGGCCTGGTGGGTCCGCGACTGCATCCTGGGCCGCATCGCCCTGCCGGACACCGCGACGATGGAGGCCGACTGGAAAAAGCGCCAGGCCGACGAGGACGCGCTCGAGGACGATTACGCCTGCATCCGCTACCAGGGCGACTATACCGAGGAGCTGATGGCCGAAACCGACTATCCCGGCTTCGATGTCGAGATGGCCTGCCAGCAGTTCTACGCCTGGAAGAAGCACAAGAAGAAGGACATCATGGCCTTCCGCGACCACGGCTATGTCTCGCCCATGACAGGCAAACAGGCGCCCGCGCACCACACGCCGTGGAAAGATGCGCTGGACGACAGCCTGGAAAGCTACCTGCAAACCAGCTGA
- a CDS encoding ABC transporter substrate-binding protein translates to MPRLSVGMARTVDIGFLAPLSGQAESWGLPGLQGCRIWERWLNNAGGVLIGGRRYPIRIHSYDSGESADAAREGAQALMRDHDIKLMMMLGGDAYRAVGQDLMDRRILTSTLLPSDLSPDAPYLIAPSEVHPVYVVTGVEWLTQRHPELKTVALCAQQDGMGLPSLATYRAAFKAAGVEIVHEVQYPAEGAPAENVVGPMLAANPDILCWCTSYTPMVHAMTEYAHAKGFKGQILSCTCDHYGHLVEKLGAEFMEGVVFQFPDFDDPALSEKAFFFNRPHAFYEEYNAAYPDSWTAVSWEYAAILDIWHAAVEKADSVAPASVLAAMKQLGEVTHAFGPAEWWGTEMFGIDNALVGDWPVVRIEEGRARVVAFGSVPGWLRRHEDLLRAEMQDLGQMWQQRLSYERVLALGARVVQGEGATEG, encoded by the coding sequence ATGCCGCGCCTGTCGGTGGGCATGGCGCGCACGGTGGATATCGGTTTCCTGGCGCCGTTGTCGGGGCAGGCGGAAAGCTGGGGGCTGCCCGGATTGCAGGGCTGCCGCATCTGGGAGCGGTGGCTGAACAACGCGGGCGGGGTGCTGATCGGGGGGCGGCGTTATCCGATCCGCATTCACTCATATGACAGTGGAGAAAGTGCTGACGCGGCGCGCGAGGGGGCGCAGGCGCTCATGCGCGACCACGACATCAAGCTGATGATGATGCTGGGCGGCGACGCCTATCGCGCGGTGGGGCAGGACCTGATGGACAGGCGCATCCTGACCTCGACCCTGCTGCCCTCGGACCTGTCGCCGGACGCGCCTTACCTCATTGCGCCGTCGGAGGTGCATCCGGTTTACGTGGTCACGGGAGTGGAGTGGCTGACGCAGCGGCATCCGGAGCTGAAGACCGTCGCGCTTTGCGCGCAGCAGGACGGCATGGGCCTTCCGTCGCTGGCCACCTACCGCGCGGCGTTCAAGGCGGCGGGGGTCGAGATCGTGCACGAGGTGCAGTACCCCGCGGAAGGCGCACCGGCGGAGAACGTGGTGGGGCCGATGCTGGCCGCGAACCCCGATATCCTGTGCTGGTGCACGAGCTATACGCCAATGGTGCACGCGATGACGGAATATGCACATGCCAAGGGATTCAAAGGACAAATCCTGTCCTGCACCTGCGATCATTACGGTCACCTGGTGGAGAAGCTGGGCGCGGAGTTCATGGAAGGCGTGGTGTTCCAGTTCCCCGATTTCGACGATCCGGCGCTGAGCGAGAAGGCGTTTTTCTTCAACCGGCCGCATGCGTTCTACGAGGAATACAACGCCGCCTATCCCGACAGCTGGACGGCCGTGAGTTGGGAATACGCGGCGATCTTGGATATCTGGCACGCCGCGGTCGAAAAGGCCGACAGCGTGGCGCCGGCAAGCGTGCTGGCGGCGATGAAACAGCTGGGCGAAGTCACACATGCTTTCGGTCCCGCCGAGTGGTGGGGCACGGAGATGTTCGGGATTGACAACGCGCTGGTGGGCGACTGGCCGGTGGTGCGTATCGAGGAGGGGCGGGCCAGGGTCGTGGCGTTCGGGTCGGTGCCGGGATGGCTGCGGCGGCACGAGGATCTGTTGCGGGCAGAGATGCAGGACCTGGGGCAGATGTGGCAGCAGCGGCTGTCCTATGAGCGGGTGCTGGCGCTGGGGGCGCGCGTGGTGCAGGGCGAGGGTGCGACTGAAGGGTAA
- a CDS encoding FadR/GntR family transcriptional regulator, whose translation MSTETQDTAPELRLAHPVGATVQIVVDTLFARIKSEEYPRDTRLPSERTLAAELGVARNTVREALDVLEGQEVIRRRPGAGSFVTYRSTPQAAPSPDSVAGETSPLDHLVVRGILEPEIVRLAVVNMTPRMLTALSETLSRIETVTTDIDAFIALEEQLYLQIAEGTGNALLASCYRLAIDTYRESYRTRLRRRALTPRRMQDYQKRYNTLYNAIASRDVGQAVEFIKLHLVEEQKLLLQDD comes from the coding sequence ATGAGCACAGAAACCCAAGACACCGCCCCCGAACTGCGCCTCGCCCATCCGGTCGGCGCCACCGTGCAGATCGTCGTCGACACGCTCTTCGCGCGCATCAAGTCCGAGGAATACCCCCGCGACACCCGCCTGCCGTCCGAGCGCACGCTCGCCGCCGAACTGGGCGTCGCCCGCAACACCGTGCGCGAGGCGCTCGACGTGCTCGAGGGCCAGGAGGTGATCCGCCGCCGCCCCGGCGCCGGCAGCTTCGTTACCTACCGCTCCACGCCCCAGGCCGCCCCCTCGCCCGATTCCGTCGCCGGCGAGACCAGCCCCCTCGACCACCTCGTTGTGCGCGGCATCCTCGAGCCCGAAATCGTCCGGCTGGCAGTTGTGAACATGACCCCGCGGATGCTGACCGCGCTGTCAGAAACCCTGTCGCGGATCGAGACCGTCACCACCGATATCGACGCCTTCATCGCGCTCGAGGAACAGCTCTACCTGCAGATCGCCGAAGGCACCGGCAACGCCCTTCTGGCCTCCTGCTACCGGCTGGCCATCGACACCTACCGCGAAAGCTATCGCACCCGCCTGCGCCGCCGCGCGCTCACGCCGCGCCGGATGCAGGACTACCAGAAACGCTACAACACGCTCTACAACGCCATCGCCTCGCGCGATGTCGGCCAGGCGGTGGAGTTCATCAAGCTGCATCTCGTCGAGGAACAAAAACTGCTTCTTCAGGATGATTGA